One stretch of Filifactor alocis ATCC 35896 DNA includes these proteins:
- a CDS encoding histidine kinase dimerization/phospho-acceptor domain-containing protein has product MKDSETFEKKQKESTQEQESFDNMDDKEIEQETSEEELQQENLQQEKQETIMQEEPGIASEEIAFQKTDEEDNNLFRNDKNSDELSFLQQYRIKKQAKKQQLREEEHHYRTEKKLQLEREKENDKKKFFASSWRTVLVIFLISALIVGIYPFGIKMIEGPDNQRLERYLKTDEFFEEEVRFNLESKLRKRLVLHAVDKNQGQKDLLLQRMNYPHPGRDRLQYEDLITEGIGEINNTESQRNALSRYYITDSSNHMIQTNMTKEEIESLEETPKILSISFQIDNKGRLTDCKIDSKYSSLISLYTYEVNQLFERYARSMMEKDGMYQLVASMYDVRYYQHYENPDYGASESSSHTVDILSVHHDYGSENNFYLNGDVATVNNEKELESDKKLIATINQVVKQLETLPKEEISVTFYVPASAQEVLETDDYYHYYESMMEQRAIFVLCLAAIGIFLMMLLAGVVPFRQQRNANIVSKFNHLPLELKLFLTTGMMGIVCGIFVFGMQVTSRENVMYDSKELTFIYRVLSGNTPEYFGYAMMVAFLGLLFVYLYMTYLKYIYYCGIIEGLIKNSIFGRVICYICRMLITPFKKMYMRLNRLQQIDLEGSFKKKMMGLWAFHCVLLLVVIALFGMRPEIAMILLLGYVVLVFRWIYRFLLQLAYIQNYSKKLSDGNFNLQADENIGIFSKTAQYLNRIKTGFKTALEEEVRSQNMKTELISNVSHDLKTPLTSIINYSDLLKQPNLTKEQQEEYIDTIHKKSQRLKVLIEDLFEASKASSGNIKLQTERLDIISVFRQTMGELEEKIQFSKLDFRLNLPKEPVYCMIDGKRTYRVFSNIISNITKYSLEHTRVYIDVTEQDKSITFEFKNISSYEMNFAADEIMERFKRGDESRNTEGSGLGLAIAKSLTELQGGSLEIEIDGDLFKLFVSFPKDK; this is encoded by the coding sequence ATGAAGGATTCCGAAACATTTGAAAAAAAACAAAAAGAATCGACGCAAGAGCAAGAGTCTTTTGATAACATGGATGACAAAGAGATAGAACAAGAAACATCGGAAGAAGAATTGCAACAAGAGAATTTGCAACAGGAGAAACAAGAAACTATCATGCAAGAAGAACCCGGAATAGCATCAGAGGAGATTGCTTTTCAAAAAACAGATGAGGAAGATAACAACCTTTTCAGAAATGACAAAAATTCAGATGAATTATCTTTTTTGCAACAATATCGAATCAAAAAACAAGCAAAAAAACAGCAGTTGCGAGAAGAGGAGCATCATTACAGAACCGAAAAAAAATTACAGTTAGAACGAGAGAAAGAGAATGACAAAAAGAAATTTTTTGCGTCCTCATGGCGTACCGTCTTGGTCATTTTCTTAATTTCAGCTCTTATAGTAGGCATCTATCCGTTCGGAATCAAAATGATAGAAGGACCTGATAATCAGAGATTGGAGCGTTATCTCAAGACGGATGAATTTTTCGAAGAAGAGGTACGATTTAATTTGGAATCCAAATTAAGAAAGAGGCTGGTACTTCATGCGGTAGATAAGAATCAGGGACAAAAAGATTTGTTATTGCAACGAATGAATTATCCCCATCCGGGCAGAGATAGATTACAATATGAGGATTTGATAACAGAAGGTATTGGAGAAATCAATAACACGGAAAGTCAAAGAAATGCTCTATCAAGATACTATATTACAGACTCTTCCAATCATATGATTCAAACAAATATGACGAAAGAAGAAATTGAGTCATTAGAGGAGACTCCAAAAATATTATCGATTTCCTTTCAGATTGACAACAAGGGCAGATTAACCGATTGTAAGATTGACTCAAAGTATTCTTCCCTAATCTCGCTTTACACATACGAAGTGAATCAGCTATTCGAGAGATATGCACGAAGTATGATGGAAAAGGACGGAATGTATCAGTTGGTCGCTTCCATGTATGATGTACGTTATTATCAGCATTATGAAAATCCGGATTATGGCGCTTCAGAAAGCAGTTCCCACACAGTGGATATCCTTAGTGTACATCATGACTACGGTTCTGAAAACAACTTCTATCTGAATGGTGATGTTGCCACAGTCAACAATGAAAAAGAGTTGGAATCTGACAAAAAATTGATTGCAACAATCAATCAAGTAGTAAAGCAGTTGGAAACACTTCCAAAAGAAGAAATTTCCGTTACTTTCTATGTGCCGGCAAGTGCACAAGAGGTACTGGAAACAGATGACTATTACCATTATTATGAGTCAATGATGGAACAGAGGGCAATCTTTGTTCTATGTTTGGCGGCAATCGGAATTTTCTTGATGATGTTGCTTGCGGGAGTTGTACCGTTTAGACAACAGCGAAATGCAAATATTGTATCCAAATTCAACCACCTTCCTTTGGAACTGAAATTATTTTTGACAACAGGAATGATGGGGATTGTCTGTGGAATATTTGTATTCGGAATGCAGGTAACTTCGAGAGAAAATGTGATGTATGATTCCAAGGAACTGACATTTATTTACAGAGTTTTGTCGGGGAACACACCGGAATATTTCGGATATGCTATGATGGTGGCATTTTTGGGATTGCTGTTTGTGTATCTGTATATGACTTATTTGAAATATATCTACTACTGTGGAATCATAGAAGGATTGATCAAAAATTCCATTTTCGGAAGAGTGATTTGTTATATTTGCAGAATGCTGATAACACCTTTCAAAAAAATGTATATGCGACTAAACCGATTGCAACAAATTGATTTGGAAGGTTCTTTCAAAAAGAAAATGATGGGATTGTGGGCATTCCACTGTGTGTTATTGCTTGTCGTCATTGCTTTGTTTGGAATGCGACCTGAAATTGCCATGATTTTGCTGTTGGGATATGTTGTTCTTGTATTTCGATGGATTTATCGTTTCTTGTTGCAATTAGCCTATATCCAAAACTATAGCAAGAAGCTTTCTGATGGGAACTTCAATTTGCAGGCAGATGAAAATATCGGCATTTTTTCCAAAACGGCGCAGTATTTGAATCGTATCAAGACAGGATTTAAGACAGCTCTTGAGGAAGAAGTCAGAAGCCAAAATATGAAAACAGAGCTTATTTCCAATGTATCACATGATTTGAAGACACCGCTCACGTCTATTATCAATTATTCTGATTTGTTGAAACAACCGAATTTGACCAAAGAACAACAGGAAGAATATATCGACACCATTCACAAGAAGTCACAACGATTAAAAGTGTTGATAGAAGACTTGTTTGAGGCGAGCAAGGCAAGTAGCGGGAACATCAAACTGCAAACCGAACGACTGGATATTATCTCCGTATTTCGTCAAACGATGGGTGAATTGGAAGAAAAAATACAGTTCAGCAAGTTGGACTTTCGTCTGAATTTACCGAAAGAGCCTGTTTATTGCATGATTGACGGAAAGAGAACATATCGAGTGTTTTCCAATATCATCAGCAATATTACCAAATATTCGTTGGAACATACGAGAGTGTATATTGATGTCACAGAGCAGGATAAGAGCATCACATTCGAGTTCAAAAATATTTCGTCCTATGAAATGAATTTTGCTGCCGATGAAATTATGGAACGATTCAAACGAGGAGACGAGTCAAGAAATACAGAAGGCTCAGGACTGGGACTTGCGATTGCAAAAAGCTTGACAGAACTGCAAGGTGGAAGTCTTGAGATTGAAATTGACGGAGATTTGTTCAAATTATTCGTAAGTTTTCCAAAAGACAAGTAG
- a CDS encoding response regulator transcription factor, whose translation MNTETILVVDDDVEIAKSIQLYLNSQNYKVLVAHDGQEALDLFHNQKIDLILMDIMMPKKNGIDTTMLIRQESIIPIVILSAKSEDTDKIMGLNIGADDYITKPFNPMELIARVNSVLRRYSRYGGRYSEETEQSIRIGGIELNKETKQIFVDEEEVRITPLEYKILLLLMSYPGKVFSIDEIYEQVWKEPAYNPETVTVHIRRIREKIEINPKEPRYLKVVWGIGYKFEKINTTSDMD comes from the coding sequence ATGAATACGGAGACCATATTAGTGGTAGATGATGATGTTGAAATTGCTAAGTCAATTCAACTGTATTTGAATAGCCAAAATTATAAGGTATTGGTTGCTCACGACGGACAAGAAGCGTTGGACTTGTTTCACAACCAAAAAATAGATTTGATATTGATGGATATTATGATGCCGAAGAAAAACGGAATTGATACCACGATGTTAATTCGACAAGAAAGCATCATACCAATTGTTATATTATCTGCAAAGTCTGAGGATACAGACAAAATTATGGGGTTGAACATCGGTGCGGATGATTATATCACGAAACCGTTCAATCCGATGGAGTTGATTGCAAGAGTCAATTCTGTATTACGAAGATATAGTCGATATGGCGGAAGATACAGTGAAGAAACGGAGCAGAGCATCCGTATCGGGGGAATTGAACTGAACAAAGAGACAAAACAGATTTTTGTAGATGAAGAAGAAGTCAGAATTACACCGTTAGAATACAAAATTTTGTTGTTGTTGATGAGTTATCCGGGAAAAGTATTTTCGATTGATGAGATATACGAACAGGTTTGGAAAGAACCTGCCTACAATCCTGAAACAGTTACAGTTCATATTCGAAGAATTCGTGAAAAAATAGAAATCAACCCGAAAGAACCACGATACCTCAAAGTGGTGTGGGGAATCGGATACAAATTTGAAAAAATAAATACGACTTCTGATATGGATTGA
- a CDS encoding metallophosphoesterase family protein: MDNIAIFSDIHGNIPALEAVLEDIEKRAISTIYCLGDFIGKGPNPNETIALCKKYCTQSILGNWDDFLLYSSKDGMPISWYRQIISEESKEYLASLPKVIDFYLSGHIVRLFHAHPFDLYKRLYQLTDQEHIDEMFLYEKDNPEFSIQKNADIVGYGDIHYSFQKSFQKRILFNTGSAGNPLDGTTAPYVILHGELHNPELAPFSMEFVRVPYDNERAVKNAEQSDMPQKEDYIFEIKTGIFRMFRNQK; the protein is encoded by the coding sequence TTGGATAACATTGCCATTTTTTCAGATATACACGGAAACATCCCTGCACTGGAAGCTGTCTTAGAAGATATTGAAAAAAGAGCAATCTCTACCATCTATTGTTTGGGAGATTTTATCGGAAAGGGACCGAACCCTAACGAAACCATCGCTCTTTGCAAGAAATACTGCACACAATCCATTTTGGGAAACTGGGATGATTTTTTGCTCTACTCCTCAAAAGACGGTATGCCTATTTCTTGGTATCGACAAATTATTTCGGAAGAAAGCAAAGAATATCTTGCATCTTTGCCGAAGGTGATTGATTTCTATTTAAGCGGACATATCGTCAGATTGTTTCATGCACATCCTTTCGACCTGTATAAACGGCTCTATCAATTGACCGATCAAGAACATATTGATGAAATGTTCCTTTATGAAAAGGATAACCCTGAGTTTTCTATCCAAAAAAATGCCGACATTGTCGGATACGGGGATATTCACTACTCATTCCAAAAATCTTTTCAAAAAAGGATTTTGTTCAATACAGGAAGCGCGGGAAATCCTCTTGACGGTACAACAGCTCCCTATGTTATCTTACATGGAGAACTCCACAATCCGGAACTTGCACCATTCAGCATGGAGTTTGTACGAGTTCCTTATGATAACGAACGTGCCGTCAAAAATGCCGAACAGTCGGATATGCCACAAAAAGAGGACTATATTTTTGAAATTAAGACGGGAATATTCCGTATGTTCCGCAATCAAAAATAA
- a CDS encoding zinc metallopeptidase, with amino-acid sequence MFPYFYYDATIIFLIPTILLTLYAQNKVRSAYERYLRVPTRNGYTGAQTARAILDNNGLQNVQIQLVPGTLTDHYNPGTRILRLSNQVYYGTTVASNAIAAHEVGHAIQHSHNYFPLVLRNKIVPVVSIASNLSWFFIIAGLVISAMQNLLTVGIVMFSMAVLFQIITLPVEFDASRRALVELENEGILSAEEIRGGKAVLDAAALTYVAAAASAVSQLLRLLFIQNSRRR; translated from the coding sequence ATGTTTCCATACTTTTATTATGATGCAACCATCATTTTTTTGATTCCGACGATTTTGTTGACCTTATATGCGCAAAATAAAGTCAGATCTGCTTATGAAAGATATCTTCGCGTTCCGACAAGAAACGGTTATACAGGAGCACAGACTGCAAGAGCAATTTTGGATAACAACGGTTTACAAAATGTGCAAATACAGTTGGTGCCCGGTACTTTGACCGATCATTACAATCCCGGAACAAGAATTTTGAGACTGTCAAATCAAGTGTATTACGGGACAACAGTGGCATCCAACGCGATTGCCGCACACGAAGTGGGACATGCGATTCAACATTCTCACAATTACTTTCCTTTGGTTCTTCGAAACAAGATTGTTCCGGTTGTAAGTATTGCAAGTAATTTATCGTGGTTTTTCATTATAGCCGGACTGGTTATTTCAGCTATGCAAAATTTGTTGACAGTTGGAATTGTGATGTTTTCCATGGCGGTATTGTTTCAAATTATCACATTGCCGGTGGAGTTTGATGCAAGTAGGAGAGCATTGGTTGAATTAGAGAATGAAGGAATTTTGTCTGCAGAAGAAATCAGGGGAGGAAAAGCTGTGTTGGATGCAGCGGCTTTGACCTATGTGGCAGCTGCGGCAAGTGCAGTGAGTCAATTGCTTAGACTGTTGTTTATTCAAAACAGTCGCCGAAGATAA
- the fmt gene encoding methionyl-tRNA formyltransferase yields the protein MRVIFMGTPEFAVASLEVLHDRKDDVVLVVSQQDKPKGRGKKLVPTPVKQKALEYGYEVYQPEKVKDAESIALLKSLEPDVIVVTAYGQILSQELLDIPKYGCINVHASLLPKYRGAAPIQFALLHGEQKTGITTMMMDVGLDTGDMLVKEEVELTEDDTLSTLSKKLMDAGQIALHKTLEQLEQYGREIPREKQNDEDSCYASMLTREMGYIDWSKTAREIKNQIRAVEGWPSAVTFYRREKVKLFQVEITPEESKEIVPGTITEVTKKYLKVATGDVFVKIFEVQFPNKKRMEVSAYLLGNTIEEGEIFTVSPNK from the coding sequence ATGCGAGTAATTTTTATGGGAACTCCTGAATTTGCAGTAGCGTCATTGGAAGTGTTGCACGATAGAAAAGATGATGTCGTATTGGTAGTCTCTCAACAGGACAAACCGAAAGGGAGAGGCAAAAAGTTGGTTCCGACACCGGTGAAACAAAAGGCATTGGAGTATGGATACGAGGTCTATCAACCGGAAAAGGTAAAAGATGCGGAAAGTATCGCTCTTTTGAAATCGTTGGAGCCGGATGTGATTGTTGTTACCGCATATGGACAAATTTTGTCACAAGAATTGTTGGATATTCCAAAATATGGATGTATCAATGTGCATGCCTCTCTGTTACCGAAGTATCGCGGGGCTGCTCCGATTCAATTTGCACTTCTTCATGGAGAACAAAAAACGGGAATTACCACAATGATGATGGATGTCGGATTGGATACGGGAGATATGCTTGTCAAGGAAGAAGTGGAATTAACGGAAGACGATACCTTATCTACCTTGAGCAAAAAATTGATGGATGCGGGGCAGATTGCTCTGCATAAGACATTGGAGCAATTGGAGCAGTATGGAAGAGAAATTCCCCGTGAAAAACAGAATGATGAAGATTCCTGTTACGCATCCATGTTGACAAGAGAGATGGGATACATTGATTGGAGCAAAACTGCAAGAGAAATCAAAAATCAAATTCGTGCAGTAGAAGGCTGGCCGTCTGCCGTTACCTTCTATCGCAGGGAGAAAGTCAAATTATTTCAAGTGGAAATAACACCGGAAGAGAGCAAAGAGATTGTTCCCGGAACCATTACAGAGGTGACAAAAAAATACCTTAAGGTTGCAACAGGGGATGTTTTTGTGAAGATTTTTGAAGTCCAATTTCCAAATAAAAAACGCATGGAAGTGTCTGCATATTTGCTTGGCAACACAATTGAAGAAGGCGAAATTTTTACAGTTTCTCCTAATAAATAA